From one Fusobacterium mortiferum ATCC 9817 genomic stretch:
- the csm2 gene encoding type III-A CRISPR-associated protein Csm2 produces the protein MFNNKGFDNRSRGNSRGYDNPEPVVFEFSKLGFLDNKGNLREELMTTEAENIAKSFERVSTAQLRAFFNEIKALKNRLENNDNNEHFERIYPFILMIKSKVQYRIAKDKKLEPLKNFLYAGIEEIQKQNKVGKGKEAFENFAIFFETIVGYAYKG, from the coding sequence ATGTTTAATAATAAGGGATTTGATAATAGAAGTAGAGGAAATAGTAGAGGTTATGATAATCCAGAGCCAGTAGTTTTTGAATTTTCAAAATTAGGGTTTCTTGACAATAAGGGAAATTTAAGAGAAGAGTTAATGACAACAGAAGCTGAAAATATAGCAAAAAGTTTTGAGAGAGTGAGTACAGCTCAGCTTAGAGCTTTCTTTAATGAGATAAAAGCTCTAAAAAATAGATTAGAAAATAATGATAATAATGAGCATTTTGAAAGAATTTATCCATTTATTTTAATGATAAAGTCAAAAGTTCAATATAGAATAGCTAAAGATAAAAAATTAGAACCATTAAAAAATTTCCTTTATGCTGGAATAGAGGAGATACAGAAACAGAATAAAGTTGGAAAAGGAAAGGAAGCTTTTGAAAATTTTGCAATATTTTTTGAAACAATAGTAGGATATGCATATAAAGGATAG
- the csm3 gene encoding type III-A CRISPR-associated RAMP protein Csm3 encodes MRLKSIKKIDGIIELLTGTRVGGSSDTIEIGGNDSPIVRNPLNNESYIPGSSLKGKMRMFMEWVEGKIDENGNVHSCTTPECPICRVFGRGAGDSEIAKSGPTRISVKDAYLTEESREILEKLREKVGFDTEWKYENNINRLTSKATPRNSERIPAGIKFEFSISYKVFDMNDNGKLDEELFEKVVLKGLKTLLIEGIGGGVSRGNGQIRFVKLDVDGESYIDKIENISIR; translated from the coding sequence ATGAGATTAAAGAGTATAAAAAAGATAGATGGAATAATAGAGTTACTTACTGGAACAAGAGTGGGAGGAAGTTCTGATACGATAGAGATAGGTGGAAATGACTCTCCAATAGTTAGAAATCCATTGAATAATGAGTCATATATTCCTGGTTCTTCTCTAAAAGGAAAGATGAGAATGTTTATGGAATGGGTAGAGGGAAAAATAGATGAAAATGGAAATGTACATAGTTGTACAACACCAGAATGTCCAATATGTAGAGTCTTTGGAAGAGGAGCAGGAGATAGTGAGATAGCAAAATCAGGACCTACTAGAATTTCAGTAAAAGATGCATATTTAACTGAAGAGAGTAGAGAGATATTAGAAAAGTTAAGAGAAAAAGTCGGATTTGATACAGAGTGGAAATATGAGAATAATATCAACAGACTTACTTCAAAGGCAACTCCTAGAAATTCAGAAAGAATACCAGCAGGAATAAAGTTTGAATTTTCAATTTCATATAAAGTATTTGATATGAATGACAATGGAAAATTAGATGAAGAACTTTTTGAAAAAGTTGTACTAAAAGGATTGAAAACTTTATTAATTGAGGGAATTGGTGGAGGAGTATCTCGTGGAAATGGACAGATAAGATTTGTAAAGCTAGATGTAGATGGAGAGTCTTATATAGATAAGATAGAAAATATTTCTATTAGATAG
- the csm4 gene encoding type III-A CRISPR-associated RAMP protein Csm4 has protein sequence MYQTYLWNIKPLSSYMTPWQSDTIYGHFFWGVALLEGEDELKKILAEFEKNNPPFIVSDGFVDNRLPMISKRVIKNSEVERMAVEKNESIIDIATKIKRLKKVSTISLELFNKLRKKENDIVELVDEILDDNSKNRGIISIENTHNRIDRLSGSTGENAIFSLKENFVAENIFIYIKVRGDYPINKLEKILRFVEENGFGKKVSIGKGAFKTESFERFDGFEKISGNGFISLSNYIPKEEDYEYVENSLVLIKRGKVANLYGDEGNPFKKPFSCFRAGAIFRGKSSGIKGRVLTNLHRKKIIQVGIPFIVEVEL, from the coding sequence ATGTATCAAACATATTTGTGGAATATAAAACCTCTCTCTTCATATATGACACCTTGGCAAAGTGATACTATCTATGGACATTTTTTTTGGGGAGTAGCACTTCTTGAGGGAGAAGATGAGCTAAAAAAAATCTTAGCTGAGTTTGAAAAAAATAATCCACCATTTATTGTATCTGATGGATTTGTAGATAATAGGCTTCCTATGATAAGTAAGAGAGTAATAAAAAATAGTGAAGTAGAGAGAATGGCAGTAGAAAAAAATGAAAGTATAATAGATATAGCTACAAAAATAAAGAGATTAAAAAAGGTTTCAACTATATCTTTGGAGTTATTTAATAAACTTAGAAAAAAAGAGAACGATATTGTAGAGTTAGTAGATGAAATATTAGACGACAACAGTAAAAATAGAGGGATTATCTCTATTGAAAATACTCATAATAGGATTGATAGACTCTCTGGAAGTACAGGAGAGAATGCTATATTCTCTTTGAAAGAAAATTTTGTGGCTGAAAATATATTTATCTATATAAAAGTAAGAGGGGATTATCCAATAAATAAATTGGAAAAGATATTAAGGTTTGTAGAAGAGAATGGCTTTGGAAAAAAAGTAAGTATAGGAAAAGGAGCTTTTAAAACAGAAAGTTTTGAGAGATTTGATGGGTTTGAAAAAATAAGTGGAAATGGTTTCATCTCTCTATCAAATTATATTCCTAAAGAGGAAGATTATGAGTATGTAGAAAATTCTCTTGTTTTAATAAAGAGAGGAAAGGTAGCTAATCTCTATGGAGATGAGGGAAATCCTTTTAAAAAACCATTCTCTTGTTTTAGAGCAGGAGCTATATTTAGAGGAAAGAGTAGTGGAATAAAAGGTAGAGTTTTAACTAATCTACATAGAAAAAAGATTATTCAAGTAGGAATACCTTTTATTGTTGAGGTGGAATTATGA
- the csm5 gene encoding type III-A CRISPR-associated RAMP protein Csm5, giving the protein MIRKDIEKIECTIMPLTDIHIGSGIDLASYEYVIKDGVFYRIDLGEIFYNFPEDMRLKLTELMEENNIIKIRKYIKDNYKVEYGYSYSCEVADDVNELYEEKIGGARNSNDENSLTISEFIGNYRGKYIPGSSIKGSIRNAYIGDNFQGSYEIMRNKKINTAPFIIAKEKEYLARKIEAEALGLKELEPKFDPFKNLQVTDSEISKDMLKIVKVERVNLKKDKINVPMGNHEMMRGYLLSRDKKSLKFKINISELSFDRESEIKYRNLSQNKKGETIIEELNKELYVDSVLFPALREKSNKVLEEDLKFFKEAKNLIGIKACEEIKNYSATLKENEVLIKFGKGAGFNSTTLNLFNRNKKDVFTRVMAEGYPVGWAVLSYNEE; this is encoded by the coding sequence ATGATAAGAAAAGATATAGAAAAAATAGAGTGTACAATAATGCCACTGACAGATATTCATATAGGAAGTGGAATAGATTTAGCTTCATATGAGTATGTAATAAAAGATGGAGTATTTTATAGAATAGATTTAGGAGAGATATTTTATAATTTTCCTGAGGATATGAGATTAAAACTTACAGAATTGATGGAAGAAAATAACATTATTAAAATAAGAAAATATATTAAGGATAATTACAAGGTAGAATATGGATATTCATATAGTTGTGAAGTAGCTGATGATGTAAATGAGTTATATGAAGAGAAAATTGGTGGAGCTAGGAATTCTAATGATGAAAACTCTTTAACTATATCTGAATTTATAGGAAATTATAGAGGAAAGTATATTCCAGGGAGTAGTATAAAGGGGAGTATAAGAAATGCATATATTGGAGATAACTTTCAAGGTAGTTATGAGATAATGAGAAATAAAAAGATAAATACAGCTCCTTTTATAATTGCAAAGGAAAAAGAGTATTTAGCTAGAAAAATAGAAGCAGAAGCTTTAGGGTTGAAAGAGCTAGAACCTAAATTTGACCCTTTTAAAAATTTGCAAGTTACAGATAGTGAAATTTCAAAAGATATGTTGAAAATTGTAAAAGTTGAGAGGGTAAATTTAAAAAAAGATAAAATAAATGTACCTATGGGAAATCATGAAATGATGAGAGGGTATCTATTAAGTAGAGATAAAAAAAGTTTAAAGTTTAAGATTAATATATCAGAACTTTCTTTTGATAGGGAGAGTGAAATAAAATATAGAAATCTTTCCCAAAATAAAAAAGGAGAGACTATAATAGAAGAACTTAACAAAGAGTTATATGTGGATTCAGTACTTTTTCCAGCTTTGAGGGAAAAATCTAACAAAGTACTTGAAGAGGATTTGAAATTTTTTAAGGAAGCAAAAAATCTTATAGGAATAAAAGCTTGTGAAGAGATAAAAAATTATTCTGCTACTTTAAAAGAGAATGAAGTATTAATAAAGTTTGGAAAGGGAGCAGGATTTAATTCTACTACTTTAAATTTATTTAATAGAAATAAAAAAGATGTTTTTACAAGAGTTATGGCTGAAGGATATCCAGTAGGTTGGGCAGTATTATCTTATAACGAGGAGTAG
- the cas6 gene encoding CRISPR system precrRNA processing endoribonuclease RAMP protein Cas6 has product MICSFTIYLKPLSFGEKIKKYKNYDYFIKELKIEFTDKELKKVVITNFLTKDNYIEDKKYSIKISALDSGILIKLFQFFFLKKIGEERIKIGETEFAILNIYNSNKYARQLNEESDIEISEDRLRVKIITPIFFKIGNRFIATNDINLILKNIEKKLKNSNILDIEDYLGISKYSSKIEMLEDYSREVKIEKEVVGKVGEIIYDISSLDDKEKREVIFLLKFAFFSGIGYMTEKGYGQIEMI; this is encoded by the coding sequence ATGATTTGTAGTTTTACTATATATTTGAAACCACTATCTTTTGGAGAAAAAATAAAAAAATATAAAAATTATGATTATTTTATTAAAGAATTAAAAATTGAATTTACAGATAAAGAACTTAAAAAGGTAGTGATAACTAATTTTTTAACTAAGGATAATTATATAGAGGATAAAAAATATTCTATAAAAATAAGTGCACTAGATAGTGGAATTTTAATAAAACTATTTCAATTCTTTTTTCTAAAAAAAATAGGAGAAGAGAGAATAAAAATAGGAGAGACGGAGTTTGCTATCTTAAATATTTATAATAGTAATAAATATGCTAGACAACTAAATGAAGAGAGTGATATTGAGATTAGCGAAGATAGATTGAGAGTAAAAATAATAACTCCAATATTTTTTAAGATAGGAAATAGATTTATAGCTACAAATGATATCAATTTAATTTTAAAAAATATAGAAAAAAAGTTAAAAAACAGTAATATTTTAGATATAGAAGATTATTTAGGAATATCAAAATATAGTAGTAAGATAGAGATGTTAGAAGATTATAGTAGAGAAGTAAAAATAGAAAAGGAAGTAGTAGGAAAAGTTGGAGAGATAATATATGATATTTCTTCACTGGATGATAAGGAGAAAAGAGAAGTAATATTTTTATTAAAGTTTGCTTTTTTCTCTGGAATAGGATATATGACAGAAAAAGGTTATGGACAGATAGAAATGATATAA
- a CDS encoding EFR1 family ferrodoxin (N-terminal region resembles flavodoxins. C-terminal ferrodoxin region binds two 4Fe-4S clusters.), with product MKKVWGMYFSGTGTTEKVVKRIANTLGEKLGVERENIDFTSKSAREKEYIFSKEDIVVFGVPVIAGRVPNLLLKFLDTIRGEGALAVPIVLFGNRNYDDALIELRDILLKDGFFVVGAGAFVGEHSFSRELGKGRPDREDLEIADILAEKVIENMENKKYLSEKLYVKGESPYRWYYQPRDSKGNPIDIRKVKPKTNMELCNNCGLCVELCPLGSIEKERVDVVSGICVKCCACIKKCPQGAKYFDDKNFIYHKEELELEYSRRAKVEIFY from the coding sequence ATGAAAAAAGTGTGGGGGATGTATTTCAGTGGAACTGGAACTACTGAAAAAGTAGTAAAGAGGATAGCTAATACTCTAGGAGAAAAATTGGGAGTAGAGAGAGAAAATATTGATTTTACATCAAAGAGTGCAAGGGAGAAAGAGTATATCTTTTCAAAAGAGGATATAGTAGTTTTTGGTGTGCCAGTTATAGCAGGGAGAGTTCCAAATCTTTTACTAAAATTTTTAGATACAATAAGAGGAGAGGGAGCTTTAGCGGTACCAATAGTACTATTTGGAAATAGAAATTATGATGATGCTCTAATAGAGTTGAGAGATATATTGTTAAAAGATGGATTTTTTGTAGTAGGAGCTGGAGCCTTTGTAGGAGAACATTCATTTTCTAGAGAGTTAGGAAAGGGTAGACCAGATAGAGAAGATTTAGAAATAGCAGATATTTTAGCTGAAAAAGTAATTGAGAATATGGAGAATAAAAAATACCTTTCAGAAAAACTGTATGTAAAAGGGGAGAGTCCATATAGATGGTATTATCAACCGAGAGATTCTAAAGGAAATCCAATAGATATTAGAAAGGTAAAACCAAAAACAAATATGGAGTTATGTAATAATTGTGGATTATGTGTAGAACTTTGTCCACTGGGTTCTATTGAAAAAGAAAGAGTTGATGTAGTCAGTGGTATATGTGTGAAGTGTTGTGCCTGTATAAAAAAATGTCCTCAAGGGGCTAAGTATTTTGATGATAAGAATTTTATATATCATAAAGAGGAGCTAGAACTTGAGTATAGCAGAAGGGCAAAAGTAGAGATATTTTATTAA
- a CDS encoding rhodanese-like domain-containing protein, with protein MINTITNSYGKELAYQIISQEKAKEMMEENNNYIILDVRTDWEYKMGHIAGAINIPNEEIGHQEIEELPDKNQPILVYCRSGHRSKQASSKLAVLGYKNIYEFGGVITWEYGLVE; from the coding sequence ATGATAAATACAATTACAAATAGTTATGGTAAAGAGTTAGCTTATCAAATAATTTCACAAGAAAAAGCAAAAGAGATGATGGAAGAGAATAATAATTATATTATTCTGGATGTGAGAACAGATTGGGAGTATAAAATGGGGCATATAGCTGGAGCTATTAATATTCCCAACGAAGAGATAGGACATCAAGAGATAGAGGAACTCCCAGATAAAAATCAACCTATCTTGGTATATTGTAGAAGTGGACATAGAAGTAAACAAGCTTCAAGTAAATTAGCAGTGTTAGGATATAAAAATATCTATGAGTTTGGTGGAGTAATAACTTGGGAATATGGTTTGGTAGAGTGA
- a CDS encoding lipoprotein: MKKIVKLFVIIMVIVLAGCSNTETQEPPRQRTTGEKVALVTEFIIDNAIYNGYDLGFGREIIKSKSVSQSDSVTTTGIDASGNLNTHTTTKTTTKTKSKGAGFGIGIGDY, encoded by the coding sequence ATGAAAAAAATAGTAAAATTATTTGTAATAATAATGGTTATAGTATTAGCTGGATGTAGTAATACTGAAACTCAAGAACCACCAAGACAGAGAACAACTGGAGAGAAAGTTGCTTTGGTGACAGAGTTTATTATAGATAACGCTATATACAATGGCTATGATTTAGGATTTGGAAGAGAAATCATAAAAAGTAAATCTGTTAGCCAAAGTGATAGTGTTACTACTACAGGAATAGATGCTTCTGGAAACTTAAATACACATACAACAACAAAAACTACTACTAAAACTAAGAGCAAGGGAGCAGGTTTTGGTATAGGAATAGGAGATTATTAA